A segment of the Frankineae bacterium MT45 genome:
TCTCGATCGACACCACGAACCCGTCGTCCGACATGTGGGAGAGCACGATGACGTGCTGGCCGGTGAGGATCCGGTTGGCCATTTCGTCGTAGGCGTTGTCGGGTCCGGTGTGAGCCTGCAGCCGCAGCGACACCCCGGACTTGTCGCTTGCGGTGAGCTCGACCCGGCAGAGTTTGAGCGTGTCGGCATAGACGAACCGGTGCGCCGACTGCAGGACGAAGCCGGGGAAGTAGGCGGCGACGGCGGCCATCGCATCTTCGGTGCCGGCGCGGGCAATGACGGTGAGCTCGTAGGCCGGCCGGTCACAGATCGAATTCGTCTGCGGTGAGGAGGCAAGGTTTACCGCACTGGCCGATGGGCTCGCGAGATGCGCGGAGGCCAACGGTGCGTGCGCGGGCCAGGCCCGTCCGGCCATGAAGGCGCCGGCCATCAGGCCCAGGGCCACGGCGACGACGATCCAATTGGCGCGACGCTGCTGTGGACCGAACTCCGGATCGCGCGGAGTACGGGGCCGCGCAAAACTGGCGCCACCATCAAGTTCGTCTGCGTAGAGTTCGACGACATCGAGGAAGCGTTCGCTCTCCTCCGGCCCGCTGGGCACAGCTACAGTGTGCGCCCGCCCAACCGGCCGGGCAAGGAGCCCAACTGCTACTGCGGGATCTCGATCTCCTTGTAGATGGCCCGCTGGGCGATGTCGGTGCGGAACTGCCCGCCAGCCAAGTCGACGCCGGATAGCACCGAGTACGCCCGATCTCGCGCGCCGGCCAGGCTGGTGGCCGTCGCCGTCACCGAGAGCACCCGTCCCCCGGCACTGACGATCGCCCCATCCTCGCGCCGGCGGGTACCGGCGTGGATGATCCCGGCGGCCTCGGAGCCGGTGATGACGTCACCCAGTCGAGGTGTGCCCGGGTAGTTGGCGGCGGCGATCACGACCGTCACCGCCGATTCGTCGCGCCAGACCGGCGGCGGGACCTCGGCCAGCGTCCCGGTTGCGGCGGCGTACAGCAACTGCAGCAGCGACGACTCGAGCAGCGCGAGCACCACCTGCGTCTCCGGATCGCCGAAGCGCGCGTTGAATTCGATAACCCGCGGTCCGGCGGAGGTCATCGCCAGGCCGACGTAGAGGAGCCCGGCGAAGGGGACGCCCCGGTCGGCCAGCTCGTCGACGGTCGGTTGGGCGACCTCGCGCAGCACCTGATCGACGGTCTCCGGCGGCAGCCAGGGCAGCGGCGCGTAGGCCCCCATGCCGCCGGTGTTCGGCCCGGAGTCGCCGTCGCCGATCCGCTTGAAGTCCTGTGCCGGTAGCAGCGGGACCACCGTGCGGCCGTCCGTGACACAGAAGAGCGACACCTCCGGCCCGTCCAGGTACTCCTCGATGACGACCCGCCCGCACTCGGCGGCGTGGGCCAGTGCCTCGGCGCGATCGGAGGTGACGACCACGCCCTTGCCGGCGGCCAGCCCGTCATCCTTCACCACGTAGGGCGCGCCGAACTCATCGAGCGCGGCGGCGGCCTCAGCGGCATCCAGGCAGAGCCGGGCCCGGGCGGTCGGCACCCCGGCCGCCGCCATGACGTCCTTGGCGAAGGCCTTGCTCCCCTCCAGCTGCGCCGCAGCCTGCGACGGCCCGAAGCAGGGGATTCCGGCGGCGCGGACCGCGTCGGCCACGCCCGCGACCAGGGGTGCCTCGGGGCCGATGACGACGAACTCAGCGCCGATCTCGACGGCCAGCGCCGCCACCGCCGCCGGGTCGAGGATGTCCAATGGGCGCTGCTCGGCGATCGCTGCCGTACCCGCGTTCCCCGGCGCGCAGACGAGCGAGGAGACTCGGGAATCACCCGATAAACTAAGGCAAATCGCGTGCTCACGGGCACCGGAGCCGACAACCAGGACGCGCACGTTCAGCGCCCCGGGATCGGTAGCGCCGGAAGGCCCGGCAGACGGAATCCGCCCCGGCGGGGGGCAGCGGCGCCGGGGCCGGCCAGCCCGCGGTCGAAGAGTGCGATCATCGCGTAGAAGCTGGCCTCGGTGTCATCGTCGGCGTCGAAGGCCTGCAGGGACTCCAGTGAGGCGAAGCCGGTGAGGGCGCTGCGAGCCGAGCGGACCGCATGGGTCGCCTCGGCCCCACGGACGCCGTAGTCGTCCATGATCTTGCGCAGGATCTCATCGATCCCCCGGCCGAACTCGCCGCGCTGCTCGCTCGACAGCGGGGCCCG
Coding sequences within it:
- a CDS encoding phosphoribosylamine--glycine ligase: MRVLVVGSGAREHAICLSLSGDSRVSSLVCAPGNAGTAAIAEQRPLDILDPAAVAALAVEIGAEFVVIGPEAPLVAGVADAVRAAGIPCFGPSQAAAQLEGSKAFAKDVMAAAGVPTARARLCLDAAEAAAALDEFGAPYVVKDDGLAAGKGVVVTSDRAEALAHAAECGRVVIEEYLDGPEVSLFCVTDGRTVVPLLPAQDFKRIGDGDSGPNTGGMGAYAPLPWLPPETVDQVLREVAQPTVDELADRGVPFAGLLYVGLAMTSAGPRVIEFNARFGDPETQVVLALLESSLLQLLYAAATGTLAEVPPPVWRDESAVTVVIAAANYPGTPRLGDVITGSEAAGIIHAGTRRREDGAIVSAGGRVLSVTATATSLAGARDRAYSVLSGVDLAGGQFRTDIAQRAIYKEIEIPQ
- a CDS encoding transcriptional regulator, TetR family produces the protein MGLTPEKVVIAAAEIADADGLDEASLSNVAAVLGVRVPSLYKHVDGLDDLQIRIALHGADSLLASLSHAVAGKSGRDALLAAFTAHRRFATSHPGQFQALVRAPLSSEQRGEFGRGIDEILRKIMDDYGVRGAEATHAVRSARSALTGFASLESLQAFDADDDTEASFYAMIALFDRGLAGPGAAAPRRGGFRLPGLPALPIPGR